The following are encoded together in the Flavobacterium haoranii genome:
- a CDS encoding nucleoside-diphosphate kinase, which yields MASNRTFTMIKPDAVENGHIGGILNMITEGGFRIVAMKLTQLTVADAQKFYAVHAERPFFGELVEFMTRGPIVAAILEKDNAVEDFRTLIGATNPADAAEGTIRKKYATSIGENAVHGSDSDENAAIEGAFHFAGREMF from the coding sequence ATGGCAAGTAATAGAACTTTTACTATGATTAAACCAGATGCTGTTGAAAACGGACACATCGGTGGAATTTTAAATATGATTACTGAAGGTGGTTTCAGAATTGTAGCAATGAAATTAACGCAATTAACTGTAGCTGATGCTCAAAAATTTTACGCAGTTCACGCAGAAAGACCTTTCTTTGGTGAGTTAGTAGAATTTATGACTAGAGGTCCAATTGTTGCTGCTATCTTAGAAAAAGACAATGCAGTTGAAGATTTCAGAACTTTAATTGGTGCTACAAACCCAGCTGACGCTGCTGAAGGAACTATCCGTAAAAAATATGCTACTTCAATTGGAGAAAATGCAGTTCACGGTTCAGATTCTGATGAAAATGCTGCTATCGAAGGAGCTTTCCATTTCGCAGGAAGAGAAATGTTCTAA
- a CDS encoding helix-turn-helix domain-containing protein, whose product MIEEEYIRLIFGLKMKQIRTDKNLSLFGLAKLTGLSKSYLNEIEKGKKYPKRDKIVLLADALETNYDNMVSLKLDKNLAPIGEILQSRILKEIPLDIFGIKESDLIDIIAEAPLKVNAFISTLFEIAKHYNLTRESFFLAALRSYQEAHNNYFEEIENQVEKFAKAYSIDLSKRLKVSDLEEILIEEYSYTINNQELTQHKELNNLRSVFVPSSKTLFVSSETDDSQRLFIYAKEIAYNFLNISDRLFTFSWIKFESFDQVLNNFLASYFAGALLIPRKGLVVALKEFFEQEQFDNESFQKLMYNFTDSPETFFQRLTNILPKEFNLKNLFFLRFAYKPQREFQLTKELHITNLLEPHANERNEHYCRRWVSIRTLGEIANENSDFEVFDAQVSSYVHTDNEYFVLSSATRDPFRSGYYRSIALGIMISAHSTSKISFLGSEKLKRNKVGVTCETCAILDCNERVAPPRTLERKERFSKTDQVVQDIMEKYK is encoded by the coding sequence ATGATTGAAGAAGAATATATCCGATTGATTTTTGGTTTAAAAATGAAGCAAATTCGTACCGATAAAAATTTGTCTTTATTTGGTTTGGCTAAACTTACAGGTTTGTCTAAATCGTATTTAAATGAAATTGAAAAAGGAAAAAAATATCCTAAACGCGATAAAATTGTACTCTTAGCAGATGCTTTGGAAACCAATTATGACAATATGGTTTCTTTAAAATTAGATAAAAATTTAGCGCCAATTGGAGAAATTCTTCAATCAAGAATTTTGAAAGAAATTCCTTTGGATATTTTCGGAATTAAGGAAAGCGATTTAATTGATATAATTGCTGAAGCGCCTTTAAAAGTAAACGCCTTTATTAGTACGCTTTTTGAAATTGCAAAACATTATAATTTAACTCGTGAAAGTTTCTTTTTAGCAGCATTGCGTTCTTACCAGGAAGCGCACAATAATTATTTTGAGGAAATTGAAAATCAGGTAGAAAAGTTTGCAAAAGCCTATTCTATTGATTTATCAAAACGTTTAAAAGTTTCTGATTTAGAAGAAATTCTAATAGAAGAATATAGTTATACAATTAATAATCAAGAACTCACACAACATAAAGAATTGAATAATTTGCGTTCAGTTTTTGTTCCGAGTTCAAAAACTTTATTCGTTTCATCTGAAACTGATGATTCCCAGCGATTGTTTATTTATGCAAAAGAGATTGCGTATAATTTTTTAAATATTTCAGATAGGTTATTTACTTTTTCTTGGATAAAATTTGAAAGTTTTGATCAGGTTTTAAATAATTTTTTAGCTTCTTATTTTGCAGGTGCATTATTAATTCCGAGAAAAGGTTTAGTTGTAGCGCTGAAAGAATTTTTTGAACAGGAACAATTTGATAATGAATCTTTTCAAAAATTGATGTATAATTTTACTGATTCACCAGAAACTTTTTTTCAAAGATTAACTAATATTTTACCTAAAGAATTCAATTTAAAGAATTTATTTTTTTTAAGATTTGCATATAAACCACAAAGAGAATTTCAGTTAACCAAAGAACTACATATTACTAATTTATTAGAACCTCATGCTAACGAAAGAAATGAGCATTATTGTAGAAGATGGGTTTCCATTCGTACATTAGGAGAAATAGCTAATGAAAATTCTGATTTTGAAGTTTTTGATGCTCAAGTTTCGTCTTATGTTCATACAGATAATGAATATTTCGTACTTTCTTCTGCTACAAGAGATCCATTTAGAAGTGGTTATTATAGGAGTATTGCCTTAGGAATTATGATTTCAGCACATTCTACAAGCAAAATTTCATTTTTAGGTAGCGAAAAGTTAAAACGAAATAAAGTTGGAGTTACATGTGAGACTTGTGCAATTTTAGATTGTAATGAAAGAGTAGCACCGCCAAGAACTTTAGAGCGTAAAGAGCGTTTTTCAAAAACTGATCAGGTTGTGCAAGACATTATGGAAAAGTATAAATAA
- the aceB gene encoding malate synthase A, with translation METSVHNIQIIANTKYVNILTEEALAFVEALHLKFNERRLELLHKRNEQQKKFNSGELPSFLKETRAIRESEWTAAPIPEILLDRRVEITGPVDRKMVINALNSGAKVFMADFEDSCSPTWENLMEGQQNLRDAVSKTISLEQNGKTYRLNETIATLLVRPRGLHLDEKNLEINGEKLSGSLVDFGLYFFHNAHNLLEQGLATFFYLPKLEHYEEARWWNEVFVFAQDYLKIPQKTIKATVLIETITASFQLDEIIYVLKDHMAGLNCGRWDYIFSYIKKLNQHPNFLVPDRDQVTMTSPFMSAYSLRVIQVCHKRNVLAIGGMAAQIPIKNDEEANKIAFNKVIADKEREVKNGHDGTWVAHPALVPVAMKVFNENMPTKNQIHVKRNELNITEAQLLELPVGIVTENGVRKNINVGILYIESWLMGVGAAALYNLMEDAATAEISRAQLWHWLNKKVTLDNGTACSADLYRKYIPEELAKIKEYVGTERFTNGKFELATELFTEMILNETLDEFLTLKAYKHIQ, from the coding sequence ATGGAAACATCAGTTCATAACATTCAAATTATCGCTAATACTAAATATGTAAATATTCTAACTGAAGAAGCGTTGGCTTTTGTTGAAGCTCTTCATCTAAAATTTAATGAAAGACGTTTAGAATTATTACACAAACGAAATGAACAACAGAAAAAATTCAATTCAGGAGAATTACCTTCTTTCTTAAAAGAAACTAGAGCTATAAGAGAAAGTGAATGGACAGCAGCTCCAATTCCAGAAATATTATTAGACCGAAGAGTTGAAATTACAGGACCTGTTGATCGTAAAATGGTTATTAACGCACTTAACTCAGGAGCAAAAGTTTTTATGGCCGATTTTGAAGACAGTTGCTCGCCTACCTGGGAAAACTTAATGGAAGGGCAACAAAACTTAAGAGATGCAGTTTCTAAAACTATTAGTTTAGAGCAAAATGGAAAAACATATCGATTAAATGAAACTATTGCGACTTTATTGGTTAGACCACGTGGTTTACATTTAGATGAAAAGAATTTAGAGATTAATGGTGAAAAATTATCAGGCTCATTAGTAGATTTTGGATTATACTTTTTTCATAATGCACACAATTTATTAGAACAAGGTTTAGCTACATTTTTTTATTTACCAAAATTAGAACATTATGAAGAAGCGCGCTGGTGGAATGAAGTATTTGTATTTGCTCAAGATTATCTAAAAATTCCTCAAAAAACAATTAAAGCAACTGTTTTAATAGAAACGATTACAGCAAGTTTTCAATTAGATGAAATAATATATGTGTTAAAAGATCATATGGCTGGATTAAATTGTGGTCGTTGGGATTACATTTTTTCGTACATCAAAAAGTTGAATCAACATCCCAACTTTTTAGTTCCGGATAGAGATCAAGTCACGATGACAAGTCCGTTTATGAGTGCTTATTCACTTAGAGTTATTCAAGTTTGTCACAAACGAAATGTATTGGCAATTGGCGGAATGGCTGCTCAAATTCCAATTAAAAATGATGAAGAAGCAAATAAAATTGCTTTCAATAAAGTTATCGCTGATAAAGAACGTGAAGTAAAAAATGGTCACGATGGCACTTGGGTAGCGCATCCCGCTTTAGTACCAGTTGCGATGAAAGTTTTTAATGAAAACATGCCCACAAAAAATCAAATTCATGTAAAGCGAAATGAATTAAACATCACCGAAGCACAATTATTAGAATTACCTGTTGGAATTGTAACCGAAAATGGTGTTCGAAAAAATATTAATGTCGGAATACTTTACATAGAATCTTGGTTAATGGGTGTAGGCGCAGCTGCTTTGTATAACTTAATGGAAGATGCAGCAACAGCAGAAATTTCAAGAGCTCAATTATGGCATTGGTTAAATAAAAAAGTTACGCTAGACAATGGAACTGCTTGTTCAGCGGATTTATATAGAAAATATATTCCTGAAGAATTAGCCAAAATAAAAGAATATGTTGGAACAGAAAGATTTACAAATGGAAAATTTGAATTGGCTACCGAACTATTTACAGAAATGATATTAAACGAAACTTTAGACGAATTTTTAACCTTAAAAGCATACAAACATATACAATAA
- the aceA gene encoding isocitrate lyase, which yields MKTQERIQALVTDWSTNPRWKGIERTYTAEKVIELQGSYQIEYSIAKRGAEILWHKLNNQEWVAGLGALTGNQAIQEVEAGLEAIYLSGWQVAADANVAGEMYPDQSLYPVNSVPMVVKRINNALLRADQIQSVNKIENKKDYLVPIVADAEAGFGGNLNAFELMKAMIEAGAAGVHFEDQLSSAKKCGHLGGKVLVPTQEAINKLIAARLAADVMGVPTLIVARTDADAANLLTSDIDDRDKKFVTGERSTEGFYYVKAGLEQGIDRGLSYAPYADLIWLETSTPDLEQARQFAEAIHAQYPGKLLAYNCSPSFNWAAKLSVAEMETFREELAKMGYKFQFITLAGFHALNTSMFELALAYKKKGMAGYSELQEREFALQAEGFRAVKHQNFVGTSYFDEVQNAVTSGLASTVAMKDSTETAQF from the coding sequence ATGAAAACACAAGAAAGAATTCAAGCATTGGTTACAGATTGGTCAACAAATCCAAGATGGAAAGGCATCGAAAGAACTTACACGGCAGAAAAAGTAATTGAATTACAAGGCTCTTACCAAATTGAATACAGCATTGCGAAAAGAGGTGCTGAAATTTTATGGCACAAATTAAACAATCAAGAATGGGTTGCTGGTTTAGGCGCCTTAACAGGAAATCAAGCTATTCAGGAAGTTGAAGCAGGTTTAGAAGCTATATATTTGAGCGGTTGGCAAGTCGCAGCTGATGCAAATGTTGCTGGAGAAATGTATCCAGATCAATCTTTATATCCTGTAAATAGCGTGCCAATGGTGGTAAAACGCATTAACAACGCCTTGTTACGTGCCGATCAAATACAATCAGTTAATAAAATTGAAAATAAAAAAGATTATTTAGTACCCATTGTAGCCGATGCTGAAGCAGGCTTTGGCGGAAATTTAAATGCTTTCGAATTAATGAAAGCCATGATTGAAGCTGGTGCGGCTGGAGTTCATTTTGAAGATCAATTATCATCTGCAAAAAAATGTGGACACTTAGGCGGAAAAGTTTTGGTTCCAACACAAGAAGCTATCAATAAATTAATTGCAGCACGTTTAGCAGCTGACGTAATGGGAGTTCCAACACTTATTGTAGCAAGAACTGACGCAGATGCTGCCAACTTATTAACGAGTGATATTGACGATAGAGATAAAAAATTTGTTACTGGAGAACGTTCTACTGAAGGGTTTTACTACGTAAAAGCTGGTTTAGAACAAGGAATTGATAGAGGATTATCATACGCTCCTTATGCAGATTTAATTTGGTTAGAAACTTCAACTCCTGATTTAGAACAAGCAAGACAATTTGCTGAAGCTATTCATGCTCAATATCCTGGTAAATTATTAGCATACAATTGTTCACCTTCATTTAATTGGGCAGCAAAATTATCAGTAGCCGAAATGGAAACATTCCGTGAAGAATTAGCAAAAATGGGCTATAAATTCCAATTTATTACATTAGCTGGTTTCCACGCTTTAAACACTTCAATGTTTGAATTAGCATTAGCTTATAAGAAAAAAGGCATGGCTGGATATTCTGAATTACAAGAAAGAGAATTTGCTTTACAAGCGGAAGGTTTTAGAGCTGTAAAACATCAAAACTTTGTAGGAACATCCTATTTTGATGAAGTACAAAATGCTGTAACTTCAGGTTTAGCTTCTACAGTTGCTATGAAAGATTCAACTGAGACAGCTCAGTTTTAA
- a CDS encoding DUF721 domain-containing protein: protein MSKRNFEEHSIADALKGFIEANKLQAGLDVINVKEAWKNVMGNGVNNYTVDVVLKRDVLHVILNSSVVREELSYGKEKIIRMLNEELRRDIIKDIYLK from the coding sequence ATGAGTAAACGTAATTTTGAAGAACATTCTATTGCTGATGCTTTAAAAGGTTTTATAGAGGCCAATAAACTTCAGGCTGGTTTAGATGTAATAAATGTAAAAGAAGCTTGGAAAAATGTTATGGGAAATGGGGTAAATAATTATACCGTAGATGTTGTTTTAAAAAGAGATGTTTTACATGTAATTTTAAATTCATCGGTTGTAAGAGAAGAACTTTCTTATGGAAAAGAAAAAATCATAAGAATGCTAAATGAAGAATTAAGACGAGATATCATTAAAGACATCTATTTAAAATAA
- a CDS encoding serine hydrolase domain-containing protein — protein MKKNMLLLFLLPFCFSCSSDSDSNENEMYFPPNNSDVWETETLQSLNWNENNLQELYDYLILKNSKSFIVLHNGKIVIEEYFNGHSASTAWYWASAGKTLTSTVTGIAAQEGFININNKVSDYLGTGWTSATLAQENLITCKNLLSMTSGLDDSLGDDVSPSNLQYIADAGNRWAYHNVYVKLQDVVATATGQTWSNYFNTKLRDKIGMTGIWYDSGDLSVYWSNSRSMARFGLLALNNGKWNGTQIINSNYMNEATNTSQNINLAYGYLWWLNGKSTYHLPQTQYQFSGKLIPSAPDDMYAALGKNDQKIYVIPSKGLVIIRMGNVSDPDNPTFASSNFDNELWQKINAVIN, from the coding sequence ATGAAAAAAAATATGCTACTACTTTTCTTACTTCCATTTTGTTTTAGTTGCTCTTCAGATTCTGATTCAAACGAAAACGAAATGTATTTTCCTCCAAATAATTCTGATGTTTGGGAAACAGAAACCTTGCAATCATTAAATTGGAACGAAAACAACTTACAAGAATTGTATGATTATTTAATTCTAAAAAACTCTAAAAGTTTTATTGTACTTCACAATGGAAAGATTGTAATTGAAGAATATTTTAATGGACATTCTGCAAGCACCGCATGGTATTGGGCTAGTGCAGGAAAAACCTTGACATCAACAGTTACTGGAATAGCAGCCCAAGAAGGTTTTATAAATATTAACAATAAAGTTTCTGATTATTTAGGAACAGGCTGGACAAGCGCTACTTTAGCTCAAGAAAACCTAATTACTTGTAAAAACTTACTAAGTATGACCTCTGGCTTAGACGATAGTTTAGGTGATGATGTTTCCCCAAGCAATCTTCAATACATTGCAGATGCAGGAAATCGTTGGGCTTACCATAATGTTTATGTAAAATTACAAGATGTTGTAGCAACAGCAACTGGACAAACATGGTCTAACTATTTCAATACCAAATTAAGAGATAAAATAGGCATGACAGGAATTTGGTACGATTCTGGAGATTTAAGTGTTTATTGGAGTAATTCTAGAAGTATGGCGCGATTTGGATTATTAGCTTTAAATAATGGAAAATGGAATGGCACACAAATTATCAACTCTAATTACATGAATGAAGCTACAAATACTTCTCAAAACATAAATTTAGCTTATGGTTATTTGTGGTGGTTAAATGGAAAATCGACTTATCATCTACCACAAACTCAATATCAATTTTCAGGTAAATTAATTCCAAGTGCTCCTGACGATATGTATGCAGCTTTAGGAAAAAATGACCAAAAAATATATGTTATTCCAAGTAAAGGATTAGTAATTATTAGAATGGGAAATGTTTCTGATCCAGACAATCCTACTTTCGCTAGTTCAAACTTTGATAATGAATTATGGCAAAAGATAAATGCAGTTATAAACTAA
- the ftsY gene encoding signal recognition particle-docking protein FtsY — protein MSFFKRLFSSEKNDSSLSEQAKQTLDRGLEKSKSSFFEKLSKAVAGKSKVDDDVLDNLEEVLVSSDVGVNTTLKIIERIEERVERDKYLGTEELNKILREEIAGLLSENNHGDATEFEVPKDKKPYVLMVVGVNGVGKTTTIGKLAYQFKKAGHKVVLGAADTFRAAAIDQLQIWADRVDVPIVRQQMGSDPASVAFDTLQSAVSQDADVVIIDTAGRLHNKVNLMNELSKVKRVMQKVVGDAPHDVLLVLDGSTGQNAFEQAKQFTAATEVTSLAVTKLDGTAKGGVVIGISDQFKIPVKYIGVGEGIEDLQVFNKFEFVDSFFK, from the coding sequence ATGAGTTTTTTTAAGCGCTTATTTTCATCAGAAAAAAATGACTCGAGCCTCAGCGAACAGGCGAAGCAAACTTTAGATAGAGGTTTAGAAAAATCGAAATCTTCTTTTTTTGAAAAACTTTCAAAAGCTGTTGCGGGAAAGTCTAAAGTAGACGATGATGTATTAGATAATTTAGAAGAAGTATTGGTTTCTTCCGATGTGGGAGTTAATACTACTTTAAAAATTATCGAAAGAATTGAAGAACGTGTTGAACGCGATAAATATCTTGGAACCGAAGAGTTGAATAAAATTCTTCGTGAAGAAATAGCTGGATTATTATCTGAAAATAATCATGGTGATGCAACTGAATTTGAAGTTCCAAAAGATAAAAAGCCTTATGTTTTAATGGTTGTTGGAGTAAATGGTGTTGGAAAAACAACTACTATAGGTAAATTAGCCTACCAATTTAAAAAGGCAGGACATAAAGTGGTTTTAGGAGCTGCCGATACATTTAGAGCTGCGGCTATAGATCAATTACAAATTTGGGCAGATAGAGTAGATGTTCCTATCGTGCGTCAGCAAATGGGAAGCGATCCAGCTTCAGTTGCTTTCGATACTTTGCAGTCTGCTGTTTCTCAAGATGCAGATGTTGTAATCATTGATACTGCTGGTCGTTTACACAATAAAGTGAATTTAATGAATGAGCTTTCTAAAGTAAAGCGTGTCATGCAAAAGGTTGTTGGTGATGCACCACATGATGTATTATTGGTTCTAGATGGTTCTACTGGTCAAAATGCATTTGAACAAGCAAAACAATTTACTGCTGCAACTGAAGTAACTTCTTTAGCGGTTACCAAATTAGACGGAACTGCAAAAGGAGGAGTTGTAATCGGTATTTCAGATCAGTTTAAAATTCCTGTTAAGTATATTGGAGTAGGAGAAGGAATTGAAGACTTACAAGTATTTAATAAATTTGAATTCGTAGATTCATTTTTCAAATAA
- a CDS encoding DUF4295 domain-containing protein has protein sequence MAKKTVATLQTASKRLTKAIKMVKSPKTGAYTFVESVMAPELVDDFLQKK, from the coding sequence ATGGCAAAGAAAACAGTAGCAACGTTACAAACAGCATCAAAGAGATTAACTAAAGCTATAAAAATGGTTAAGTCTCCAAAAACAGGAGCTTACACTTTTGTAGAATCTGTTATGGCTCCAGAACTAGTTGACGATTTCTTACAAAAGAAATAA
- the rpmG gene encoding 50S ribosomal protein L33 has protein sequence MAKKGNRIQVILECTEHKATGMPGTSRYITTKNKKNTPDRLEIKKFNPVLKRVTVHKEIK, from the coding sequence ATGGCAAAGAAAGGTAATAGAATTCAAGTTATTTTAGAGTGTACAGAGCACAAAGCAACTGGTATGCCAGGTACTTCTCGTTACATCACTACTAAAAATAAAAAGAATACTCCAGATAGATTAGAGATTAAAAAATTTAATCCTGTATTAAAAAGAGTAACAGTTCACAAAGAAATTAAATAA
- the rpmB gene encoding 50S ribosomal protein L28: MSRVCELTGKKAMVGNNVSHANNKTKRKFSVNLVKKRFYIAEEDRWVTLKISTAALKTINKIGISAALKKAQK; encoded by the coding sequence ATGTCAAGAGTTTGTGAACTTACAGGTAAGAAAGCAATGGTAGGAAACAATGTTTCTCATGCTAATAATAAAACTAAGAGAAAATTTTCTGTTAACTTAGTAAAGAAACGTTTTTACATTGCTGAAGAAGATAGATGGGTAACATTGAAAATTTCAACTGCTGCTTTAAAAACTATCAACAAAATTGGTATTTCTGCAGCGTTAAAAAAAGCACAAAAATAA
- a CDS encoding competence/damage-inducible protein A — MKASIVTIGDEILIGQIVDTNSAFIAKQLDKVGVSVVEMKSISDDKNDILSTLNEYLNNVDVVIVTGGLGPTKDDITKKTFCEFFDDSLIENTEVLTHVKELIEGFYKRPITQINKEQALVPSKAHVLFNKVGTAPGMWLQKENTVYISLPGVPYEMKYLIENEVIPKIVKDYKRPYILHKTILTYGVGESLLAEQIEDWENNLPNFIKLAYLPSPGRVRLRLSARGTNEGVLKNAIDNEVIKLKVLIGDVIVGYDDDEPIEVVLGRMLSEKGLTLATAESCTGGKIAQTIASVSGASSYFKGSVVSYATEVKAKVLNVSQELINKHSVVSAEVAEAMVKSVQDLLKTDIAISTTGNAGPLKGDSDAEIGTVFIGIAIKNNVFVEEFNFGQPREKVVDRAVNKALEMVYKEILKK, encoded by the coding sequence ATGAAAGCTTCAATCGTAACCATAGGCGATGAAATTCTTATTGGTCAAATAGTCGATACAAATTCGGCATTTATTGCAAAACAATTAGATAAAGTTGGTGTCTCCGTTGTAGAGATGAAATCTATTTCCGATGATAAAAACGACATATTAAGTACTTTAAATGAGTATTTAAATAATGTTGACGTAGTTATTGTGACGGGCGGTTTGGGACCAACAAAAGACGATATTACTAAAAAAACTTTTTGCGAATTTTTTGATGATTCTTTGATAGAAAATACCGAAGTATTAACACATGTAAAGGAATTGATTGAAGGATTCTATAAAAGGCCAATTACTCAAATTAATAAAGAACAAGCATTAGTTCCTTCAAAAGCACATGTTTTATTTAATAAAGTGGGTACAGCACCGGGAATGTGGCTTCAAAAAGAAAATACAGTCTATATTTCTTTACCAGGAGTTCCATATGAAATGAAATATTTGATTGAAAATGAAGTAATACCTAAAATTGTTAAAGATTACAAAAGACCTTATATTCTTCATAAAACAATTTTAACTTATGGTGTGGGTGAAAGTTTGTTGGCCGAGCAAATAGAAGATTGGGAAAATAATTTACCTAACTTTATAAAGTTGGCTTATTTGCCTAGCCCAGGAAGAGTTCGTTTGCGTTTATCAGCAAGAGGAACAAATGAAGGAGTTTTGAAAAATGCAATCGACAACGAAGTTATAAAACTTAAAGTTTTAATTGGTGATGTAATAGTTGGTTATGATGATGATGAGCCAATAGAAGTGGTTTTAGGAAGAATGCTTTCAGAAAAAGGGCTTACTTTAGCAACTGCTGAGAGTTGTACTGGTGGTAAAATTGCACAAACTATTGCTTCTGTCTCAGGCGCTTCATCTTATTTTAAAGGAAGCGTTGTGAGTTATGCAACTGAGGTAAAAGCAAAAGTTTTGAATGTTTCACAAGAATTAATAAATAAACACTCTGTTGTTAGTGCTGAAGTAGCAGAGGCAATGGTGAAATCTGTACAAGATTTATTAAAAACTGATATCGCAATTTCAACAACAGGAAATGCTGGACCACTAAAAGGAGATTCAGACGCAGAAATAGGAACAGTTTTCATTGGTATAGCTATAAAAAATAATGTTTTTGTCGAGGAATTTAACTTTGGTCAACCTAGGGAAAAAGTCGTTGATAGAGCGGTAAATAAAGCCTTGGAAATGGTTTATAAAGAAATTTTAAAAAAATAA
- a CDS encoding Hpt domain-containing protein, whose amino-acid sequence MALQYNLPKVYEISENDIDFAYQIVNLFLEEVPAEIKSMKVGIEEKDFTRVYTSAHKIKPSLDLLGMDLAYDENIEIMSWAKSQGKRKEIKDTYKSLRERINLAIKELKKDFKLA is encoded by the coding sequence ATGGCTTTACAATATAATTTACCAAAAGTGTACGAAATTTCAGAAAATGATATCGATTTTGCGTACCAAATTGTAAATCTTTTTTTAGAGGAAGTTCCTGCTGAAATTAAATCTATGAAAGTTGGAATTGAAGAAAAAGATTTTACCCGTGTTTATACTTCTGCTCATAAAATAAAACCATCATTAGATTTATTAGGGATGGATTTGGCTTATGATGAAAATATAGAAATTATGTCTTGGGCAAAATCACAAGGTAAAAGAAAAGAAATAAAAGATACTTACAAATCTTTAAGAGAAAGAATCAATTTAGCTATTAAAGAGTTAAAAAAAGATTTTAAATTAGCGTAA
- a CDS encoding fumarylacetoacetate hydrolase family protein encodes MKIICIGRNYADHISELNNERPTEPVIFMKPDTAILPKQFPFVKPEFSNDVHHEVEVLVKINKVGKYIDAKFAHKYYDEIGLGIDFTARDLQSKLKDKGLPWEKAKAFDGSAIIGDFLPKNSFTSLENINFELKSNDQLVQQGNTSMMLWKIDEIIAYVSQFFTLKTGDIIFTGTPKGVAPVKEGDVLEGFLEGKQMFKVQVK; translated from the coding sequence ATGAAAATAATCTGTATAGGAAGAAATTACGCTGATCATATTTCGGAATTAAATAACGAAAGACCAACAGAGCCAGTTATATTTATGAAACCAGATACGGCAATTTTGCCTAAACAATTTCCTTTTGTTAAACCAGAGTTTAGCAATGATGTACATCATGAAGTGGAGGTTTTAGTAAAAATCAACAAAGTAGGGAAATATATCGATGCAAAATTTGCTCATAAATATTATGATGAAATTGGTTTGGGAATCGATTTTACTGCTCGCGATTTGCAAAGTAAGTTAAAAGATAAAGGGTTGCCATGGGAAAAAGCAAAAGCTTTTGACGGTTCAGCGATTATTGGCGACTTTTTACCGAAAAATTCATTTACTTCATTAGAAAATATTAACTTTGAATTAAAGAGTAATGATCAATTGGTTCAACAAGGTAATACTTCAATGATGCTTTGGAAAATTGATGAAATTATTGCTTATGTATCGCAGTTTTTTACCTTAAAAACAGGCGATATTATTTTTACAGGTACACCCAAAGGCGTTGCTCCAGTCAAAGAAGGTGATGTGTTAGAAGGCTTCCTAGAGGGAAAACAAATGTTTAAAGTACAAGTTAAGTAA